From a single Pseudoalteromonas nigrifaciens genomic region:
- a CDS encoding MaoC family dehydratase, translating into MANQIITSKAQLLASTGLDLGVSDWIAVEQSRIDMFAEATGDHQWIHVDPIKAAEGPFGACIAHGYLTLSLVNYFLPQLVDVQNITMGVNYGCDKVRFPNVVTAGSKVRGTGQIISVEEVKGSVQVITRVTIEVAEQQRPACVVDTISRYSFV; encoded by the coding sequence ATGGCAAATCAAATAATTACTAGCAAAGCGCAATTACTCGCTTCAACCGGACTTGATTTAGGCGTAAGCGACTGGATTGCAGTCGAGCAAAGCCGTATTGATATGTTTGCCGAGGCAACGGGAGATCATCAATGGATCCATGTCGATCCCATTAAAGCTGCAGAAGGCCCATTTGGTGCATGTATTGCGCATGGTTATTTAACCTTATCTTTGGTTAATTATTTTTTACCACAGTTGGTAGATGTGCAAAATATAACCATGGGAGTTAATTACGGCTGCGATAAAGTACGTTTTCCTAATGTGGTTACAGCGGGCAGTAAAGTACGCGGCACAGGGCAAATAATTAGTGTGGAAGAAGTTAAAGGCAGTGTGCAAGTGATCACACGAGTAACCATTGAAGTGGCAGAGCAACAAAGGCCAGCCTGCGTGGTAGATACCATTAGCCGTTACTCGTTTGTCTAA
- a CDS encoding AraC family transcriptional regulator — translation MVNTDTRYIIWLLDFLSSLGMDTNTIAANNGISRSELHKPNVLINAKQHRGLLTDAQQCYEGSDLGLILGLKRSIATHDQLAYLMMSSATLRDASHIGLKYQNYSGRFSGNLVVTSFSEIQAEGCYQIDAKTELGELRVLAIEDLLANIVTTCRWVLGQALPITKLRCNYPAPVHAERYQAIFNCPVEFDAPVTQLFFDAAILDQPLPQSSPESVNFYKKLCEEKSITRNHGDIAWRLSQIIVEDPASPPSLHDAALKLHCSCRTLSRKLLAQGWRYQQLIDQVREIHARRHLSDPTLSITRIGQQLGYADSSGFHRAFKKWTGLSPSAFRHALFAVRY, via the coding sequence ATGGTCAATACTGATACGCGTTATATTATTTGGTTGCTGGATTTTTTATCTAGCTTGGGAATGGATACCAACACCATTGCTGCCAACAATGGTATCAGTCGCAGTGAGCTCCACAAACCTAATGTACTCATTAATGCTAAACAGCATCGAGGTTTACTAACTGATGCACAGCAGTGTTATGAGGGCAGCGATCTTGGACTCATATTAGGTTTAAAACGCTCTATTGCTACCCACGACCAACTTGCATATTTAATGATGAGCAGCGCGACGCTGCGCGATGCCAGCCATATTGGGCTTAAATATCAAAATTACTCAGGCCGCTTTTCTGGTAATTTAGTAGTGACCTCCTTTAGTGAAATTCAAGCCGAAGGCTGTTATCAAATTGACGCTAAAACTGAGCTGGGTGAATTGCGTGTATTAGCAATAGAAGATTTACTTGCCAATATAGTCACGACTTGTCGTTGGGTGCTTGGTCAAGCATTGCCTATTACTAAACTACGTTGTAATTATCCGGCGCCAGTACATGCTGAGCGTTACCAAGCCATTTTTAATTGCCCCGTCGAATTTGATGCCCCAGTAACCCAGCTATTTTTTGATGCTGCGATTTTGGATCAACCACTCCCGCAGTCGAGCCCTGAGAGTGTCAACTTTTATAAAAAACTGTGCGAAGAAAAAAGCATTACTCGAAATCATGGCGACATAGCATGGCGTTTGTCGCAAATTATTGTTGAAGATCCTGCCAGTCCTCCATCGCTGCACGATGCAGCACTAAAGCTGCATTGTAGTTGCCGTACCTTGAGCCGTAAGTTATTGGCGCAAGGTTGGCGCTATCAACAATTAATCGATCAAGTACGAGAGATACATGCGCGGCGACATTTGAGCGATCCTACGTTATCAATCACCCGCATTGGTCAGCAACTTGGGTATGCCGATAGTTCAGGGTTTCATCGCGCTTTTAAAAAATGGACTGGGTTGTCGCCAAGTGCTTTTCGCCATGCGTTATTTGCGGTGCGCTATTAG